From Bacillus pumilus, one genomic window encodes:
- a CDS encoding DUF503 domain-containing protein, translated as MIGYTECECIIYDASSLKEKRAVLQRILTRTRHKFNVTMAEMDYQDTWQRTSIGIAVISSSRVQVEKELQRVLSFIDSFPEIERTITKTEWF; from the coding sequence ATGATCGGTTATACCGAATGTGAGTGCATCATCTATGATGCCTCCTCACTGAAGGAAAAACGTGCGGTTCTTCAGCGTATATTGACAAGAACGCGCCATAAATTCAATGTAACCATGGCTGAAATGGATTACCAGGACACATGGCAGCGTACATCAATTGGAATCGCCGTGATTTCCTCCTCTCGGGTTCAAGTGGAAAAGGAATTGCAGCGTGTTTTAAGCTTTATTGATTCTTTTCCTGAAATTGAACGAACGATCACGAAAACTGAGTGGTTTTAA
- the rbfA gene encoding 30S ribosome-binding factor RbfA has protein sequence MSMRATRVGEQMKKELGDILGRKLKDPRIGFLTVTDVEVSGDLQIAKVYISVLGDEKKREETLKGLAKAKGYIRSEIGNRIRLRKTPELHFEFDESVDYGNRIESLIAELNTKDHE, from the coding sequence ATGAGTATGAGAGCAACCCGCGTGGGTGAGCAGATGAAAAAAGAATTAGGTGACATCCTAGGCAGAAAGCTAAAAGATCCAAGAATTGGCTTTTTGACTGTAACCGATGTTGAAGTATCCGGTGATTTGCAAATTGCGAAAGTTTACATTTCTGTTCTCGGTGACGAGAAAAAAAGAGAGGAAACCTTAAAAGGCCTTGCAAAGGCTAAAGGGTATATCCGCTCTGAAATTGGCAATCGAATTAGACTTCGCAAAACACCAGAACTGCACTTTGAATTCGATGAATCCGTAGATTATGGAAATCGAATTGAAAGCCTGATTGCTGAACTAAACACAAAAGATCATGAATAA
- the truB gene encoding tRNA pseudouridine(55) synthase TruB: protein MINGVLLLHKERGMTSHDCVFKVRKILHTKKVGHTGTLDPEVSGVLPICIGRATKIVEYLTDKSKTYDAEITIGFSTTTEDQTGEIVEEEKVQKPISEEEIDAVLKQFQGTIEQIPPMFSAVKIGGKKLYEYAREGIEIERPSREITIHRIERTTPALFENGKVSFRFTVLCSKGTYVRTLAVDIGKKLGFPAHMSHLIRTGSGDFTLDECITLDELRNISEEGAVDEHLVPIERALNHLPKWEINDTLASKVENGAVLPMPDEFAHFAEEDRVAVFASSGRCMAIYMKHPTKQNLMKPAKILSQDKQS, encoded by the coding sequence ATGATAAATGGTGTTCTTTTATTACATAAAGAAAGAGGAATGACCTCTCACGACTGTGTGTTCAAAGTGAGAAAGATCTTGCATACAAAAAAAGTCGGACATACAGGCACTCTCGACCCGGAGGTATCAGGTGTTCTGCCCATTTGTATCGGAAGAGCAACGAAGATTGTCGAATACTTAACAGATAAATCGAAAACGTATGATGCAGAAATCACGATTGGCTTTTCTACAACAACAGAAGACCAAACAGGTGAGATCGTAGAAGAAGAAAAGGTGCAAAAACCCATCTCAGAAGAAGAAATTGATGCTGTGCTGAAACAGTTTCAAGGAACCATTGAACAAATTCCTCCCATGTTTTCTGCTGTGAAAATTGGCGGAAAAAAACTCTATGAATATGCAAGAGAAGGCATTGAAATTGAGCGGCCGAGCCGTGAAATTACGATTCACCGTATCGAGCGGACAACACCTGCTTTATTTGAGAATGGAAAGGTATCATTTAGATTCACCGTTTTATGCTCAAAAGGAACGTATGTCAGAACCTTAGCGGTTGATATTGGAAAGAAACTAGGGTTTCCAGCCCATATGTCACATCTCATTCGCACAGGGTCAGGTGATTTTACGCTAGATGAATGCATCACCCTTGATGAGCTCCGAAATATAAGCGAGGAAGGAGCAGTAGATGAGCACCTTGTCCCGATCGAACGCGCGCTCAATCATTTGCCGAAATGGGAGATAAATGATACATTAGCAAGTAAAGTGGAAAACGGTGCAGTCCTGCCAATGCCTGATGAATTCGCTCATTTCGCAGAGGAAGATCGTGTCGCTGTCTTTGCCTCTTCAGGTCGCTGTATGGCGATATATATGAAGCACCCGACCAAACAGAATCTGATGAAGCCGGCGAAGATCTTATCTCAGGACAAGCAATCTTAA
- the ribF gene encoding bifunctional riboflavin kinase/FAD synthetase yields MKTIHISHPHTLNQKDQDPSVMALGYFDGVHLGHQKVIDAAKSIARKEGLALAVMTFHPHPSHVLQKAREPKDLITPLEDKIDFIEQLGADYLYIVQFSESFAALSPQEFVDQYLDELNVKHAVAGFDFTFGRFGAGTMETFDEYGKGRITATIVPKLSNQDRKVSSTLIRSALKNGDVEYVSELLGKPYQLRGIVIHGDKRGRTIGFPTANVGLSAEYIIPPTGVYAVRAEVKGKVYDGVCNVGYKPTFYEKRPDQPAIEVNLFDFNEEIYGEPIKLQWFKRIRSEQKFNGIQELTAQISQDKEEAIQFFQDQLRQTKNS; encoded by the coding sequence GTGAAGACTATACATATTTCACACCCACATACATTGAATCAAAAGGATCAAGACCCTTCTGTTATGGCTTTAGGGTATTTTGACGGTGTTCACCTCGGACATCAAAAAGTTATTGACGCAGCGAAAAGCATTGCGAGAAAAGAAGGATTGGCTTTAGCAGTCATGACCTTTCATCCGCATCCATCACATGTTTTGCAAAAAGCACGTGAACCAAAGGACTTAATTACACCGCTTGAGGATAAAATTGATTTCATCGAACAGCTGGGCGCTGACTATTTATACATTGTGCAATTCAGCGAAAGCTTTGCAGCGCTGTCTCCTCAAGAGTTTGTGGACCAATATTTGGATGAGCTGAATGTGAAGCACGCAGTAGCCGGTTTTGATTTTACGTTTGGCCGTTTTGGTGCAGGCACAATGGAAACATTCGATGAGTACGGAAAAGGGCGTATTACGGCCACCATCGTTCCTAAGTTGTCCAACCAAGACCGAAAAGTCAGCTCAACACTCATACGCTCCGCATTGAAAAATGGGGATGTTGAATATGTAAGTGAGCTTTTAGGAAAACCTTATCAGCTGCGCGGTATTGTCATTCATGGAGATAAGCGAGGACGGACGATCGGCTTTCCGACTGCAAATGTCGGTTTATCTGCTGAATACATTATTCCGCCAACAGGGGTTTATGCAGTAAGAGCAGAAGTCAAAGGCAAAGTGTATGACGGTGTTTGTAACGTTGGCTATAAACCAACCTTTTATGAAAAGCGCCCTGATCAGCCTGCCATTGAAGTAAACCTCTTTGATTTTAACGAAGAAATATATGGTGAACCGATTAAATTACAGTGGTTCAAACGCATTCGCAGTGAACAAAAATTTAACGGAATCCAGGAGTTAACAGCTCAAATCAGTCAAGATAAAGAAGAAGCGATTCAGTTTTTTCAAGATCAGCTAAGGCAAACAAAAAATTCATAG
- the rpsO gene encoding 30S ribosomal protein S15: MAITQERKTQLINEFKTHESDTGSPEVQIAVLTESINNLNEHLRTHKKDHHSRRGLLKMVGRRRNLLTYLRNKDVTRYRELINKLGLRR, from the coding sequence ATGGCTATTACTCAAGAGCGTAAAACTCAATTAATTAATGAGTTCAAAACACACGAATCTGATACTGGATCTCCAGAAGTTCAGATCGCTGTCCTAACAGAATCAATTAACAACTTGAACGAGCATTTACGTACTCATAAGAAAGATCACCACTCACGTCGCGGTCTTTTGAAAATGGTAGGTAGACGTCGTAATCTTCTTACGTATCTACGTAATAAAGACGTAACTCGTTACCGTGAGTTAATTAACAAACTAGGCTTACGTCGATAA
- the pnp gene encoding polyribonucleotide nucleotidyltransferase, which produces MGQEKHVFTIDWAGRQLTVETGQLAKQANGAVLVRYGDTAVLSSATASKEPKPLDFFPLTVNYEERLYAVGKIPGGFIKREGRPSEKAILASRLIDRPIRPLFADGFRNEVQVISIVMSVDQDCSSEMAAMFGSSLALCVSDIPFEGPIAGVTVGRVDGKLIINPNVEQLEQSDINLVVAGTKDAINMVEAGADEVPEETMLEAIMYGHQEIKRLIEFQEEIVKAVGKAKIDIPLYEVDQTLADEVKALAETDLLKAIQVHEKHAREDAISAVKKAVVEKFEEEDRDEATIKQAKDVLNKLVKNEVRRLITEEKVRPDGRGVDQIRPLSSEVGLLPRTHGSGLFTRGQTQALSICTLGALGDVQILDGLGVEESKRFMHHYNFPQFSVGETGPMRGPGRREIGHGALGERALEPVIPSEKDFPYTVRLVSEVLESNGSTSQASICASTLAMMDAGVPIKAPVAGIAMGLVKSGEYYTVLTDIQGMEDALGDMDFKVAGTSKGVTALQMDIKIDGLSKDILEEALQQAKKGRMEILESMLSTIPASRGELSRYAPKILTMKINPDKIRDVIGPSGKQINKIIEDTGVKIDIEQDGTIFISSTEEDMNQKAKKVIEDLVREVEVGQLYLGKVKRIEKFGAFLEIFSGKDGLVHISELALDRVGKVEDVVKIGDELLVKVTEIDKQGRVNLSRKAVLREEKEKEEKQS; this is translated from the coding sequence ATGGGACAAGAGAAACATGTCTTCACCATAGACTGGGCTGGACGTCAACTGACAGTTGAAACTGGCCAGCTTGCAAAGCAAGCAAACGGAGCGGTCCTCGTACGCTACGGAGATACAGCTGTGCTTAGCTCAGCAACAGCTTCTAAAGAACCAAAACCACTTGATTTTTTCCCGCTCACTGTGAACTACGAAGAAAGATTATACGCAGTAGGTAAAATTCCTGGAGGCTTCATTAAAAGAGAAGGCCGTCCAAGTGAAAAAGCGATCCTTGCGAGCCGCTTAATTGACAGACCAATCCGTCCATTATTTGCAGATGGATTTAGAAACGAAGTACAAGTCATTAGTATCGTCATGAGTGTGGATCAAGATTGTTCATCTGAAATGGCTGCAATGTTTGGCTCATCTTTAGCATTATGTGTGTCTGACATTCCATTTGAGGGACCAATCGCCGGCGTTACAGTAGGACGAGTTGATGGAAAGCTGATCATCAATCCAAATGTAGAGCAGCTTGAACAAAGTGACATCAACCTTGTAGTCGCTGGAACAAAAGATGCGATCAACATGGTCGAAGCTGGTGCTGATGAAGTACCAGAAGAAACAATGCTTGAGGCCATCATGTATGGTCACCAAGAGATCAAACGCTTAATCGAATTCCAAGAGGAAATTGTCAAGGCAGTCGGTAAAGCAAAAATCGATATTCCTTTATATGAAGTAGATCAAACGTTAGCAGACGAAGTAAAAGCACTTGCTGAAACAGATCTGCTGAAAGCGATTCAAGTACATGAGAAGCATGCACGTGAGGATGCAATCAGTGCTGTGAAAAAAGCTGTGGTTGAGAAATTTGAAGAAGAAGATCGCGACGAAGCGACGATTAAACAAGCGAAGGATGTATTAAACAAGCTTGTCAAAAACGAAGTTCGCCGTCTGATCACTGAAGAGAAAGTACGTCCAGATGGACGCGGTGTAGATCAAATCCGTCCACTTTCTTCAGAAGTAGGACTTCTGCCAAGAACGCACGGTTCAGGTCTATTTACAAGAGGACAAACACAGGCGCTCAGTATTTGTACATTAGGTGCACTTGGCGATGTGCAAATTCTTGACGGCCTAGGCGTTGAAGAATCGAAACGCTTCATGCACCATTACAACTTCCCTCAATTCAGTGTTGGTGAGACAGGTCCAATGCGTGGCCCAGGCCGCCGCGAAATCGGGCATGGTGCGCTAGGTGAACGTGCATTAGAACCAGTGATCCCATCTGAAAAAGATTTCCCTTATACGGTTCGCCTTGTCTCTGAGGTATTGGAATCAAACGGATCTACTTCACAAGCAAGTATTTGCGCAAGCACACTTGCGATGATGGATGCGGGTGTTCCAATTAAAGCACCAGTTGCAGGGATTGCAATGGGACTTGTGAAATCTGGTGAATACTACACAGTGCTGACAGACATTCAAGGAATGGAAGATGCACTTGGCGATATGGACTTTAAAGTTGCAGGTACATCAAAAGGTGTAACAGCGCTTCAAATGGATATCAAAATCGATGGTCTATCAAAAGACATCTTGGAAGAAGCTCTCCAACAAGCGAAAAAAGGAAGAATGGAAATCTTAGAAAGCATGCTCTCAACGATTCCTGCTTCTAGAGGAGAATTGTCTCGTTATGCACCAAAAATCTTAACGATGAAGATCAATCCTGATAAAATTCGTGATGTCATTGGACCAAGCGGTAAACAAATCAATAAAATCATTGAAGATACCGGTGTGAAAATCGATATTGAACAAGATGGTACAATCTTTATCTCTTCTACAGAAGAAGACATGAACCAAAAAGCGAAGAAAGTCATTGAAGATCTTGTGAGAGAAGTTGAAGTGGGGCAACTTTACTTAGGTAAAGTAAAACGCATTGAAAAATTCGGTGCTTTCCTTGAAATCTTCAGCGGCAAAGATGGACTTGTTCATATTTCTGAGCTTGCGCTTGACCGTGTAGGCAAAGTAGAAGATGTCGTGAAGATCGGCGATGAATTACTTGTCAAAGTCACTGAAATCGATAAACAAGGCCGTGTGAACCTTTCTCGCAAAGCTGTTTTACGTGAAGAAAAGGAAAAAGAAGAAAAACAGTCTTAA
- a CDS encoding polysaccharide deacetylase family protein yields MKKTLPFIVFVFLLLVSYQTMKQPAAVTYIESMKEHAEVASVSKDILYQEIESKSSDYEVKAQNAKIDKVWKKMPGLNGQTVNIDASYEKMKKQGSFDEKLLVFNETKPSIHLHELGAEPIYKGHPDKKMNAFLINVAWGDEHLIKMLKTLEKHRVKATFFLEGKWVKKSTDLAKKIVADGHEIGNHSYNHPDMRTLTRERALEQITKTNRQIEESLGKKPKWFAPPSGSFKEETVKLAAEEGMETIMWTVDTIDWQKPSPDILQKRVLGKIHNGAMILMHPTDSTAKSLDVLITQIKERGYELGTVSDLLSEKRHP; encoded by the coding sequence TTGAAAAAAACGTTACCATTCATTGTGTTTGTATTTTTACTGCTCGTGTCATATCAAACGATGAAGCAGCCGGCTGCTGTTACATATATTGAATCAATGAAAGAGCATGCTGAGGTTGCATCTGTTTCAAAAGATATTTTATATCAAGAGATTGAATCGAAGTCTTCTGACTATGAAGTGAAGGCGCAAAATGCTAAGATTGATAAAGTGTGGAAAAAGATGCCTGGTCTAAATGGACAGACAGTCAATATCGATGCCTCTTATGAAAAAATGAAAAAACAAGGGTCATTTGATGAAAAGCTGCTTGTTTTCAATGAAACAAAACCTTCTATTCATTTACACGAACTTGGTGCTGAGCCCATTTACAAGGGACATCCAGATAAAAAAATGAATGCTTTCCTCATCAACGTGGCTTGGGGTGACGAGCATTTAATCAAGATGTTAAAGACACTGGAAAAGCATCGGGTCAAGGCGACCTTTTTCTTAGAGGGCAAATGGGTGAAAAAAAGCACGGATCTTGCTAAAAAAATCGTGGCAGATGGTCATGAAATTGGAAACCATTCATACAATCACCCGGATATGCGCACACTGACAAGAGAACGAGCATTAGAGCAGATTACCAAAACGAATCGTCAAATTGAAGAATCCCTTGGAAAAAAACCGAAGTGGTTCGCCCCTCCTAGCGGCAGCTTTAAAGAAGAAACAGTGAAACTCGCTGCTGAAGAAGGAATGGAAACCATTATGTGGACGGTAGACACCATTGACTGGCAAAAACCGTCACCAGACATATTACAAAAACGGGTGCTTGGGAAAATCCACAATGGGGCGATGATATTAATGCATCCAACAGATTCGACGGCGAAAAGTCTTGACGTACTTATCACTCAAATCAAGGAAAGAGGATATGAATTAGGAACGGTTTCAGACCTCCTAAGTGAAAAAAGACATCCGTGA
- a CDS encoding M16 family metallopeptidase yields the protein MVKTYTCQNGVRIVLENNPTVRSVAIGVWIGTGSRHETPEINGISHFLEHMFFKGTKTRSARDIAESFDRIGGQVNAFTSKEYTCYYAKVLDSHAGYALDVLSDMFFHSAFDEEELKKEKNVVYEEIKMYEDTPDDIVHDLLSKAIYGDHSLGFPILGTEETLSTFNGDSLRAYMDEFYTPDRVVISVAGNVDDTFIREVEKLFGSYETKGKKQPLEAPQFHYDKLTRKKETEQAHLCMGFNGLPAGDKGIYDLIVLNNVLGGSMSSRLFQDVREDKGLAYSVFSYHSSFADNGMLTIYGGTGAKQLNLLSETILQTLDVLKREGITQKELENSKEQMKGNLMLSLESTNSKMSRNGKNELLLGKHRTLDEIIDEINHVTLDGVNNLSKRIFTEDYALSLISPTGDQPS from the coding sequence TTGGTCAAAACGTATACATGCCAAAACGGAGTAAGAATTGTACTTGAAAACAATCCCACTGTAAGATCTGTCGCAATTGGCGTCTGGATTGGAACTGGTTCTAGACATGAGACACCAGAAATTAATGGAATCTCACACTTTCTGGAGCATATGTTCTTTAAAGGGACAAAGACGAGATCTGCACGTGATATCGCAGAATCCTTTGACCGCATTGGTGGTCAAGTGAATGCCTTTACGTCAAAAGAATACACTTGCTACTATGCAAAGGTGCTTGATTCACATGCTGGCTACGCCCTCGATGTATTAAGCGACATGTTCTTCCACTCCGCTTTTGATGAAGAAGAGCTGAAAAAAGAAAAAAATGTAGTCTATGAAGAAATCAAAATGTATGAGGATACACCTGATGATATCGTTCATGATCTGTTGAGCAAAGCGATTTATGGTGATCATTCTTTAGGGTTCCCGATTTTAGGAACAGAAGAAACACTTTCTACTTTTAACGGTGACTCTCTTAGAGCTTATATGGATGAATTCTACACGCCGGACCGCGTCGTCATCTCTGTTGCAGGGAATGTGGATGACACCTTTATTCGCGAGGTTGAAAAATTGTTCGGTTCATATGAAACGAAAGGGAAAAAACAGCCTTTAGAAGCGCCGCAATTTCACTATGACAAGCTCACACGCAAAAAGGAAACAGAGCAAGCGCATCTATGCATGGGCTTTAATGGCCTCCCAGCTGGAGATAAAGGCATCTATGACTTAATCGTCTTAAACAATGTTCTTGGCGGAAGCATGAGCAGCCGCTTGTTCCAGGATGTAAGAGAAGACAAAGGACTCGCTTATTCCGTTTTCAGCTATCACAGTTCATTTGCAGATAACGGCATGCTGACGATTTATGGCGGGACTGGAGCGAAGCAGTTAAACCTGCTCTCTGAAACCATCTTACAAACATTAGACGTCTTAAAACGTGAGGGAATCACGCAAAAAGAGCTTGAAAACTCTAAGGAGCAAATGAAAGGGAACCTCATGCTCAGCCTTGAAAGCACAAACAGCAAGATGAGCCGAAACGGTAAAAATGAACTGCTCCTTGGCAAACATCGTACACTCGATGAAATTATTGACGAAATCAACCACGTCACATTAGACGGCGTGAATAACTTATCAAAACGAATCTTTACAGAAGATTATGCGCTCTCGCTTATTAGTCCGACGGGTGATCAGCCATCATAA